The Halotia branconii CENA392 region ATGATCACTACAGATGTAGTAGCGCATCTTTCAGACAGTTTTTTATTTTTATTCTTGCTCAATTTAAAGTAACTTCAGGATGAAGGGGGTAGTTCCTTACCAATTCCCAGTTTTTTCTTACTGTGCTTCAACTGCTTCCAAACTGCCTTAATCTGCTGATAAGCCTCAAGAGGAGCAAGCTTTCCTGATGTTTCTAAACAGCTAATGTAGCTAACTATTTGAGTAAATTCTTGCAAGTTGGCATTAAAAACTAGATTTTCTGGTTTAGTTTGACCGTAATAGCGACTGCGAGGGTAAATAAATTTGTTTTTATCTGGCTGATGAGGTTGTACCATAGATTTATCTCTATATAAATAGTTTTGACTAAAGTTTTAATATACTGTCAGTTGCTGGTTATTAGCAACTTGATTATTTTAAGAGAATGCCAGATTTATCAAGAAAGTCATCCGACTAAGAATTACCACCAGCTAAGGGTAGTAGTAGACGGCTAACAATACGTTGATCTGGTAACTGATAAAATTGTAGTTCTCCTGCCAATTGCTGCATTAAGTTTTGACAGATCAACAGATGTAAGCCTGGTGGTTGGTTGAGAAAGGAAGGAACAAGCACGTCTTTGGGTGTATTGTGATCTAGTGCTGCTAGCAATTGTGGTTCAATAATGCCGTTATCTGTGATTGACAGTTCTAGAAATTGATCATCTAAACGGCGACACCAGATATCAATTCTGCTACCACTTTGACAACGGTGACAAGCTGCAACCAATAATTCATGAAGAACTAATTCAAATTTGACGATATCACCAGCGATCGCTAGTGAAGATGGATAATCTGAAGTTTGGATTCCTTTGAAACGTGCGGAATTTGCTACCGACTCTTGCTCCTCTACCGATTGTCCCAAATTATGTACACCAGTCCACAGCTTGTTGTGTTTAAATAAATTGTCTACTCGTTCGAGCGATCGCTTAAGAAAACTGGCTATAGGCATAGTTTCGCTGCTAATATGCAACTGCCATTGTTCCAGTTTGAGCATTCCAGTCATAGAGGCAGTTGTATGATCTAACTGCCGTAGCAGTAGCTGGTAGCGTGTTTGAGTTAGTTCATTAGTAGGAATGCCCAAATCTTGTATTTGACCTAGTAATATTACTGCTGTTCTTTGGATTTCTTGTAAACGCCGATGTTTATACCAATTAAGTTGTTGTAATTCTTGGGTTGTAGATTCTAAAAGTTGGGTAATTTGCCGCTGACGACGTGACCAAGCTAACTGATCTACTAAAATTTCTGTAGCATTTAAGCTTTGTTGTGACCATTGACGCTCTCGACGGTCTGCTATTAAAACTACCCCTGTTGGTTGATAATCAGTAGCAGTACGTAAGGCCATAACTAAAATTTGACCGATGCCTGAACCATTCAACCATTTCTTAGTTTCCGATGGTAAATCATCTACATTTACATTTAAGTAACCATCTTTAGCTAGCGCCCACTGAATTAAAACTTCAGCTTGAATGGATACTTTCGCATTGGTAACAATCCCAAACCCATGTTCGGTAACTAATCCAGGGATAATTTCTGCACAAGACTGACCAAAAGACCAAGACAGTAATAATGTCAGAGGACAGTTGAGAACAGCTGCAATTTGCTCTAATGCCGTACGTTCTAAATGATTGTCTCTAACCTCATTTTTTTCGTTTTGGGCTTGTTCTAGGGTGTATAAACACTGTTTGATGCCATGTAAAATTTTTTGCTGTTGCTTTGTATCACTTTGCAATTGCCACTGATGCACAATCACCCCAATTTGTTGAGCGACAATCCAGAATAATTCCTTTTCTAAACTTGTCCAAGTACGATGATTTTCGTGAGCAATTAGTACCAATGCTTCTGGTGCATGACCTTGGGCGCAGTTGCAAACTAAAAGCGATCGCACATTATTTTCTATTAAAGGGGAACGCCAATTTAAAAACCGTAAATCTTCATTTAAGTTTTCCACTTCCACTGCAATTGTTGCAGACTTTAACATTTGCAGATCCATGTCTTTCAAAGTATGAAAAGTAAATGCTAAAGGACGGCGATTATGAGGTTGAGTTTGATAGAGAATTTGATAATTATGCTGATCAAGGTCGTATTGTAATAGTAAAAAGCGCGTAGCTGCTAGTCGAGCCAATACTCTGGTTGCACAGTTACGTAAAGTTTCGTGAAGATCGTGATGGCTATAAATAGCTTGGGCAACTTGACTAGTTAGCTGTGTATCATCTTGAATTATTTTAATAGTGCTTTCCATGCTTTCGACAGGAGCAACCAAAGAAATTAATCCCGCCGCGCTTTGGACAAAATTCTTGTCTGTCTCTGTCCAAATGCGAGGTTCATTGCCTTCTACCGCCAGAAAACCTAATAAATCATTTTGCCAGATGATGGGTGCTGCCAACAGCGATCGCACCTTTAGGCGTTGTAACAATTTAGCTGTAAAATGACTTTCTAATGAACTCCGGGCATCACCAATCCAGACAACTTGATTCACTGACAAAGCATAATATAATTCACTCAATTCCTGCACTGTCATTCCTGCTGCTGGTTGCTGACTAGAA contains the following coding sequences:
- a CDS encoding DUF7219 family protein, whose protein sequence is MVQPHQPDKNKFIYPRSRYYGQTKPENLVFNANLQEFTQIVSYISCLETSGKLAPLEAYQQIKAVWKQLKHSKKKLGIGKELPPSS
- a CDS encoding GAF domain-containing protein, whose translation is MGQPQKTIAAEQQIQALGYVLQSLREQDDVEVLIKTTISYIQQQFDYSLIWIATYDRLKHALLGQGGITPDHDTKLLHKRVVLNPGDLLEQVVIEQRPLGLADLRTEIRAAVWQETGRKFNIQGTVFLPIRYRDRCLGLLLLGSERWGYLLPAEAKARLLIVLGELGAVLYRHEMDLQQKQTKRPDEPLLVLLENLRTLTNLDQRLKAVIETTHQFISPNRTNVYWFERQGRYFWCRMSNQLINIGRDSSQQPAAGMTVQELSELYYALSVNQVVWIGDARSSLESHFTAKLLQRLKVRSLLAAPIIWQNDLLGFLAVEGNEPRIWTETDKNFVQSAAGLISLVAPVESMESTIKIIQDDTQLTSQVAQAIYSHHDLHETLRNCATRVLARLAATRFLLLQYDLDQHNYQILYQTQPHNRRPLAFTFHTLKDMDLQMLKSATIAVEVENLNEDLRFLNWRSPLIENNVRSLLVCNCAQGHAPEALVLIAHENHRTWTSLEKELFWIVAQQIGVIVHQWQLQSDTKQQQKILHGIKQCLYTLEQAQNEKNEVRDNHLERTALEQIAAVLNCPLTLLLSWSFGQSCAEIIPGLVTEHGFGIVTNAKVSIQAEVLIQWALAKDGYLNVNVDDLPSETKKWLNGSGIGQILVMALRTATDYQPTGVVLIADRRERQWSQQSLNATEILVDQLAWSRRQRQITQLLESTTQELQQLNWYKHRRLQEIQRTAVILLGQIQDLGIPTNELTQTRYQLLLRQLDHTTASMTGMLKLEQWQLHISSETMPIASFLKRSLERVDNLFKHNKLWTGVHNLGQSVEEQESVANSARFKGIQTSDYPSSLAIAGDIVKFELVLHELLVAACHRCQSGSRIDIWCRRLDDQFLELSITDNGIIEPQLLAALDHNTPKDVLVPSFLNQPPGLHLLICQNLMQQLAGELQFYQLPDQRIVSRLLLPLAGGNS